DNA from Flavobacteriales bacterium:
TGTATGCCGACAGCGTTTTCGGCGTATGGCCGGATACCCTTGAGAATTTTGCGCCGGCCACCTTGGGCCAGCCCTATAGCCAGGACCTCAACCTGATCGTTCCCCTGAACGCCCAGGACATCGATCCCACATTCCCGGCCGTGCAGATCGATTCGGTGGTGTTCGTGGGCGTCACCGGCCTGCCGGATGGACTGTCGGTCGCTTGTGCCTCCCAGACCCCGGCGCCCTGCACCTACCTGCCATCGGTGCTCGGCTGCGGCCTCATCTCCGGCACGCCGACCGTGGCTGATACATTCCCGCTCACCTTGGATGTGACGGGCTATTTCACCCTCTTCGGATCGGCGGTGCCTTACCCGCTCAGCTTTACCGGCTATCGCATCATCGTCACGGAGGATTTCTCAGGGACCGAGGAGCT
Protein-coding regions in this window:
- a CDS encoding T9SS type A sorting domain-containing protein — protein: MIRNALLFLALAASASVLAQPCTPNPLYADSVFGVWPDTLENFAPATLGQPYSQDLNLIVPLNAQDIDPTFPAVQIDSVVFVGVTGLPDGLSVACASQTPAPCTYLPSVLGCGLISGTPTVADTFPLTLDVTGYFTLFGSAVPYPLSFTGYRIIVTEDFSGTEELAALGLAGVRNVPNPVQGRTHIEFQLNRSSEVRVRVFNLLGDELWSFRSLAKAGLNRVPFEAGAMPEGVYLYKVETGREAFTGRMMVSR